One stretch of Eretmochelys imbricata isolate rEreImb1 chromosome 1, rEreImb1.hap1, whole genome shotgun sequence DNA includes these proteins:
- the FGL2 gene encoding fibroleukin, translating to MKKLIYLVLFKTALLAFTNVSALADEHTEHVKEGKAIDACPIKLKTNGECEEGEECPYQINLPPMTIQLPKQFRLIEKTLKEVQNLKDVVNKLKKSCQDCKLQADDNQEKDSTEFLAPNTEVPTENSKIQDNRVKELQSKVNKLSASLKNAKNRIHSLQGHLEKISLINMDNVESYVDSKVANLTYVVNNLDDRCSSKCPVIQSSPVIQLMQRDCADHYTAGRRRNGIYRVIPDPKNNSFEVYCDMESMGGGWTVLQMRLDGSINFNRTWNDYKNGFGNLSREFWLGNDKIHLLTKSKDMQLRIELEDFNGLREYAKYEQFYVANEYLKYRLSVSGYSGTAGDALHFSKHYNHDQKFFSTPDKDNDKYPSGNCGAYYSSGWWFDKCLSANLNGKYYHKKYKGIRNGIFWGTWHDVSNDLPNGYRQAFKQVKMMIRPKAFVP from the exons ATGAAGAAGCTCATTTACTTAGTCTTGTTTAAGACAGCTCTGCTTGCTTTTACAAATGTTTCTGCACTTGCAGATGAACATACAGAGCATGTTAAAGAAGGCAAAGCTATTGATGCTTGTCCTATAAAGCTCAAAACCAATGGGGAATGTGAAGAAGGAGAGGAATGTCCATATCAGATAAACCTGCCTCCGATGACCATCCAGTTACCCAAGCAGTTCAGACTGATTGAGAAGACTCTCAAAGAAGTACAAAATCTTAAAGATGTAGTAAACAAATTGAAGAAATCTTGCCAAGACTGCAAGTTGCAGGCAGATGACAACCAAGAAAAAGATAGTACTGAATTCCTGGCACCTAATACAGAAGTCCCAACAGAAAACAGTAAGATACAAGATAACAGAGTAAAGGAATTACAGAGCAAAGTTAATAAACTGTCAGCCAGTTTGAAGAATGCAAAGAATCGGATCCACTCACTGCAGGGTCATCTGGAAAAAATAAGCCTCATCAACATGGACAACGTAGAAAGTTATGTCGACAGCAAAGTAGCAAATCTGACATATGTTGTGAACAATTTGGATGACAGATGTTCTTCTAAGTGTCCAGTCATACAATCAAGTCCTG TTATACAACTAATGCAGAGAGACTGTGCTGATCATTACACAGCAGGTAGAAGGCGTAATGGAATCTACAGAGTTATTCCTGATCCAAAAAATAATAGCTTTGAGGTTTACTGTGACATGGAATCAATGGGAGGTGGCTGGACAGTGCTACAGATGCGTCTAGATGGTAGCATTAACTTCAACAGAACATGGAATGACTACAAAAAtggctttggaaatctcagcagGGAGTTTTGGCTGGGGAATGATAAAATTCATCTCCTGACCAAAAGCAAAGATATGCAGCTGAGAATTGAGCTTGAAGATTTCAATGGTCTTCGAGAGTATGCGAAATATGAACAGTTCTATGTAGCCAATGAATATCTCAAGTACCGTCTAAGTGTCAGTGGCTACAGTGGTACAGCCGGAGATGCCCTGCACTTCAGTAAACATTACAACCACGATCAAAAATTCTTCAGTACTCCGGACAAAGACAATGATAAGTATCCATCAGGAAATTGTGGGGCTTACTACAGCTCTGGCTGGTGGTTTGATAAATGTTTGTCTGCCAACCTAAATGGCAAATACTATCACAAAAAATACAAAGGTATTCGCAACGGGATTTTCTGGGGCACGTGGCATGATGTTTCTAATGATCTTCCAAATGGTTATAGGCAAGCTTTTAAACAGGTAAAAATGATGATCAGACCCAAAGCCTTTGTGCCATAA